cttaaaatcaagagtcaaacacagttagaaggggaaaagggattttaccttggtatttattttaaggatccttaggtgcacatgtccaggtgGAATGTACCGCAATGCACACTGCAgtgcacacccccaaaagatctggtataacattataggttttactaattagcatctATCagagattccccaatgagaggcttgaatgagcccccctcccccaggaaccttcccctggatggttctatcttggtttacagaatgtgttctggagaggacgttggggtctggggcacactgatccctagctacgaagcttctaaaatgtttggtctctcagcttgacaaacaagtccaagaatgtaggcaaaaagcactaggaatacagaagttgtaaaaaaggtagaacaggggtataaaagaaaaggcaaaaatcttcatggcatcatggCAAAAAAGCAACTTGTAGAACATCTTTGTCTTAGAAAATTATGTGAAGTGTGCCAAGTACTACACAGCCTTGCAATTAGAATTCATACCAAATACTCTCCAAGGCCTTGTCTATACAAGAAAGAACTTGTCAGTAGACTTCAATGAACAGATACACAAGCTAGACTTTCTTGCACAGAAAGCACTTACCTGTGAAAAGAACACCCCATCTATAAAATTTACAGAATCTCACTGTCTGAGAAAATATTGGTTTGTCTgagggtttattttcttttttctttctgagagcTAAAGCTGCATTCACTCTAGggctttttctgtttaaaataataatataaagaTATTAGGTATTACACCTGTAGTTACTATTCCAGAGAATCTTTTTAGTGTAGATTAGTTGAACAATCTTGTCTCTCATTCTGATAAAAGCAGACATCAAAAAATGTCGCTTACAGAAATTTTTGCTGGAGAAGAAATGATAAATTAAGTTTAATGTTAAGCTTTGAACATGGCTTGCTGTGAATGTATTTTACAGACATTGTGGAGAGTGAGAAAGACTGCACCAAATAGCTGCTGAGCTGAACTCCAGGGAGAAGGCCCGGGTCAGCATTCGGGGAGCACATCTGGCAGAAATAAACCAATGGCAGAATCAGCAACTGCCAAAGCAGGGACTGCAGGGATGGTGGTGAGGAAAGTGGAGCTGGCCACTCCAAAGTCTTTCAAATATCTAAATATGCAGACCCACCTCTGAGGACCTGAGTTACCAAGCGTTGTCTTCTTCTCCCTGACTCTGGGGAAAACTGATGGTTAGATGCTAGGAAGAGCTAATAAAGTAGTCAAACAATTTCTTCCAGCTCTGCATACACCTTTTTTGTTCCATGCAGATTGGctctctgcctcagtttccatCCTTACTGCCTCACTTACTGCCTCCTTCCTTatgtttccctttctcctcagcAATCTGCCTCTCACCTCCCTTTCCCTTCATTGTCCTTcacttcccttctctttccatATGCTTTATTTCTTCATAACTTATTTATTTCATCGCTATTgactataggaaaaaaaaagaaaacaaaccctaaCCAACAAAGAACCCAACTATAGGACTAGCTTCCTCCTTATTGCCACTCTCAAGATCACTTCACTTGCTTggtccatccctgccccagcaggCTGTCTCTCTTGTTGGTGTAAGCTGAAACATCTCTCTGGGAAACATCATCTTTTATTCTGTGCTTGCTCAGTGCTCAGGGAAATAGACTTTATTTCACTCAGCCTCTAGGCAGTACCACATCAATATTTTCTATGGGTAGAAGTTGAGAAGGCTACAGCTCTCCTAGAAGTAATATAAAGATATATAACTAAATGTAGAAAATGGGTGCATACACACTGCACTCTGAAAAGCTGGAATTGTACTAGACAGAGATACAATCTTGTTGTCAGACACATGCACAAAATTGACTCCATCGAGggttacaaatgcattattaacAGATGAATCTAGTAATTTGCTACACCTAGTAAATactacacatatatacatacatacatacatacatacaaacaaacaaacatataTATGTGCACCTATGCCAAGTTTGGCAGTTCTGCTTCACCACCAGACTGAGCCAGGTGCCAATTTCACAGGCCACAGTTTGGCATGTATGACTCAGACACTGGTGAACAATACCAACTGCTGACGCTTAATACAGCTTCTTTAGCCCTTCTCCCTTTAGACTATGCCCTCCTGTTTTCTGGTGCAATTACTGTTTAGTCTGCTTGGAGATGGGAATACTCTGATTTGGGCTATCTGGCAGCAGCTGAGTGGCAGGTGGGTAGCTGCTTTTGCAAGAAGCCACTGAGTTCTGCACCTCGAGGAGGCAGCCAGCTTGTGGCTGAAGTGGCAGCAGTGGGAAAGTGGTGCATGAGCAACCTAAGTATATTGCTGAAAGGTGATATGGCAATGAATGAACCAAGCTTAtgccttttgctctttttttagaCAACTCAATCTTCTTCTAGTGCTTGCAGTGTGCTTGAATTATTTTCGTGAATGTTAAGATTTGCTTTCATGTTTTGCTGAGAGACAGGGCTTGCAAATTCTAAAGACTAATCACAGGACCATAGATATTGAACACATACAAAAGAGCTTCATTGCAAAAACTATGCAAAAGTAGGctgaataaaaaaaccaaaacaactctTTCTTTTGTAATCTGATGTGCCATGAAATCCCTACTTCTTAAAGGCTTTTTCTACATGGAAAAGGTATTTTCTTGGTATATGTGAAATGGCGAAATGACACATTAGTCTTTAagatgtgtgtatatatttatatacatatatatatacacatacatatctAACCCCACCTTATTCACCACATAATTATCTGATACAAGAACTGCATGTAGACAAGCCTTGGTCTTATGTCTTACATGTCTTTCAGGACAAACAAGGCCAGGTATGCCTTCATTGTACATTAATCAAAAGTGAACAAGCAcagttttttatctttttattcaCTGTTGCAATGGGACAAGAAGAGTATTCTGTCCCAATCCTGTCTCCATCAGCAGACAAGGAGTACGAACAGAGAAATCTGTGATTAATTTTCAACCTGCTGTAAACATCCTGCGAGTGAAATGCTGCTTTATGCACTTTATACATGCATGCACGCTGGACCCAGTCACTCAAGGTACCCTTTAGAACCCTCAGCTTCTGAGCATCAAGGAGGGCAGAGAGCAACTAGCACCATGCAGGACTAGGGTCTCTGTGTATGCATACATCAGTTTCAAATATAACCTTGAAGGTGTTCAGACCTTCCAACAGCTACAAATCAGTGTAAGTGGTAACTTCAGAACACATGTCATCTCCAAGCGGGTGGCCTGGATCCAGAGATGACATCTCCACTGCTAGTCATACCTGATGGTTAGTCCTATCCACAGTGTTGGCAGTGGAAGCATGGTCACGAGTGTTTTGTCGGACTCGGGTGGAGTTTTGCTGCTCAATGGTTGAGGAAGTGGGGATGCAGAACTCTCTGAAACACCTTTTGAAATTCTCATCTAGAAATGCATAAAGGACTGGATTAAGGCAGCTATTTGTGTACCCTAGAGCAATACAGAAGTGCCAGGAGACAGTCTGGAAAGTAGTTTCTGGGATGTTGACCAGGGCTTTAATGATAACATAAATGTGGATGGGAGTCCAGCAGACAATAAACACTGCCACCACTACAAGAACCATCCTTGTGATTCTCCGCAGGTTCCTATCCTTCTCTTTGGAGCCGGATAACATGCGAACACTCTTCAGGCGTAAAATCATCAGCCCATAACACACGGTAATGATCAGCACTGGCATGATGAAGGCAAAGATGAACACACAGATTTTCAGGAGGTTCTCCCAGTACCAAGCAGGGTGGGAGAACGTAAGCGTGCAGTCAATTGagcctggggaaaaggaaaacagcacagaAGAACACGCAGGtcagtttttaatttccttttctttaaaccTTTCTTTAATTAAATATCACAGGCAAATATATGAAGACTTTATGCCTAAGTAAACATGTAAAATGAAGCAATCTGTGACCTGTCATTTGCACAAACATTGGTAGGACAGAGTACTGCAAAACATGCATGAAGTGTGAgttaggaaaacaaaaccaaattaacATGTTCTCTTTTGCATACTATGGCTTGGAATTTAATGTACACTGAACAAGGAAAAGAGCTGAATTGTCATAAATGCTTAAACCTTGACTCATTTTCACTTTTAGTATAAAACATGGTGAAAAGAAAGATTGTTAAGCCACCATGTATGCTGAGAGTTTGGGCATTTCAGGGCAACGGGGAAGAGAATGACATGACAATAGGTAACTATGCACTGTGAAGGGTCTGGATTTATGTTGACATGCTGTCACTATCCCTTTATGGAAAGTCTTGGAGTACCAGTGATCCAGAACATGCTCTCTGCTCTGTATCATGTCCTGCCAGACAGGGTGTAACATACTTATGACTGCCAGCTTCCCAGTGGGAGTATCCTGCGTTTATAAAGTGCAGGGTCCAGTGCTGTAGGGCAATGCAGAACTGCCCCACAgcagaaggcaggcaggcacagATGCTCTTCCAAACACTACAGTAACCATGTGGGACAGCAAGACTTGCAAGGACCCacagaaggagctggagctgcctgtcATAAAAGACAGATCACATGCACTGCTTGCCCAGTCATCTACAGCCAGATGAAAAATTGTTGAAGGGGCTCATTTGCACTGTTAAGTGCTTTACACAGGTTGGAGGTCAGAAATTAATTCAATGCCTGTACACTACAGTGAAGCAATGCAGAAAGGAGTTTAACTGTTGAATACTCAATTTAGGAATGAAAGCCAGACTTACCATGCCTGTATTTAGTAGTTGCCATGAACATAACTGGCAGGCCAATGGCAGAGGAAAGAATCCAGTTGCAGACATTGACAATTTTGGCATTTCTGGGGGTACGGAAATCAAGGGCCTTAACTGGGTGGCACACAGCCACGTAGCGATCCACACTCATGGTGCAGAGTGTGAAGATACTGGTGAACATATTGTAGTAGTCTATGGATATAACAATCTTACAAAGGACGGTACCAAATGGCCACGTTCCCATCAAGTAATTCACACTCTGGAATGGCAGAGTACTTGTTGCTAGGGCATCTGCCAATGCAAGATTGAAAATATAGATGTTGGTGGCAGTCTTCATTTTCGTGtacctagaaaaaaaaattggcagaGCATGTGAATGACCACAACTGACATTGTTAAATAAAACTGAATCCATAAAACTGAGCCTGTAAGAAACTTCTGTAAAATAATGTGCTAGATACTGTCAAAGAtcacattttctgcttttaaccAAATGACCTTTTAACCAAATGACCAAATGATTCACCTACATGGTGGCAGTTCAGTGAGACATCAACGAAAGGGTGTTAAGGAAGAAAAGATTAATTTAACTTGTGCAGAAGGAAAAGATACACATAGAAGAAATGATATTACAAATGCTAGAGAATTGAGAAGCTGAAAAAATTGTATCTTTACGGATCAGATACTGTACTACATGGATAGATTTTCTGTACCTGCTGATATTATGCTAAATATCATAACCATGTTCTGTAGAAATAGAGAATTCATTTGTAGGTTGTGGAGTAGTGCAGATAGCACTCCAACTGAGCAGCACTTGAGACCCACTTTCAATGTGGATGCTGTACTTTTGCAGTGGTACAAAAGATGTTTCAATTTAAGTAATGTTCCTGGACATGCTGTCCTGGTGCCCTGATTGCTACTGAGGTTGCTGGGCCCTGTGGCTGcttggattttggggagtcaGATGGCTTGCTCTTTTGATGAAACTTCCTTCCATTTCTGCAAAACTAATAAGCAGAGTGTTTGATCAAACATTTTACAATTTACAGAGTGCTTTTCAAGAGGAACATCCCATTTCAAAAGACCTGTCAGGGAACCTGCTAGGGAAGACAAAATGTAAAATACACTATTTAATGGGTTTTATCTCTCTGAGTTAGATCTCTTCAGAACATGAGTCAGttgcaaaaaaatcccaatgaaAGGATTTGGTAGGGAACATACATTTGGAACTTTTCTCTAGTAGGGTGTGGAGAAATGCAGACTTCATGTTGAATGGACATAGAAAGCTTTTATGATTAACATTTGAAGCCATTGATACTGGATTTGTTCTCTCATTTTTAGCACTATGCATGAGAAGCCACTAATAACTCTAATTTCAATTTAGGGTGCTTTTAAAAAACGTATTTTCAAGTAGATCCAAACTCTATCTTGATGCTGCCTTGAGAAAGTATGATCTGAATATGACACCTTCCAGTTGTAAATAAACTTCATATTCTCAAAGTCCTGTCAAAACTTTTCTGTTTATCTAGCAAGTTTGTAACACTAACACAGGAGGAGGTAGATGCTGCAAGCATCCATAACTCTCTCCTctggaaactggaaaaaatgtaCAGGATTGCAGTGTGGGAGAGGTACAGCTCTAAAAACTGTttggaggaaggagaaaatatttcttgGGCAATTTGCTGGAGAATCTTGCAGATGAGAATGAAAGCAGCaacatttatattttgtttttactaTTATCCAGTACTAAGCCCTGTGGTTTATCAAAATGAATGTCTTTCTGAAGGTCTGAGATATCCAGGAGTAGCTGAAGGTATGTCCAGAGCTAACCTGAAGGTTTGATTTTGTTGTGAGCAGGCATGTCCAGCTTTCTCCCACCTGATCTGCTCAGGCAAGTACAGCAACAGAGGGGCAGTGGCTCTCAGCTCTGCACAGACAGGTAAGGG
This Aphelocoma coerulescens isolate FSJ_1873_10779 chromosome 3, UR_Acoe_1.0, whole genome shotgun sequence DNA region includes the following protein-coding sequences:
- the OPRM1 gene encoding mu-type opioid receptor; amino-acid sequence: MAVAYLLGNASAPLLAGALEVPFAANASACRPPGAPCPAWGNASAALGWNRSEPCGGGNGSAGGGGPCAPAGGGPSVVTAIAIMALYSVVCVVGLFGNFLVMYVIVRYTKMKTATNIYIFNLALADALATSTLPFQSVNYLMGTWPFGTVLCKIVISIDYYNMFTSIFTLCTMSVDRYVAVCHPVKALDFRTPRNAKIVNVCNWILSSAIGLPVMFMATTKYRHGSIDCTLTFSHPAWYWENLLKICVFIFAFIMPVLIITVCYGLMILRLKSVRMLSGSKEKDRNLRRITRMVLVVVAVFIVCWTPIHIYVIIKALVNIPETTFQTVSWHFCIALGYTNSCLNPVLYAFLDENFKRCFREFCIPTSSTIEQQNSTRVRQNTRDHASTANTVDRTNHQLELQEAETTPLP